Proteins encoded by one window of Nicotiana tabacum cultivar K326 chromosome 10, ASM71507v2, whole genome shotgun sequence:
- the LOC107804089 gene encoding endoglucanase 11-like encodes MAEIMQKKKPSFAYHFSLYRFLKHFSVLLSLSTIFSSVRAFDYADALSKSLLYFEAQRSGRLPYNQRVTWRDHSGLTDGLEQGVDLVGGYYDAGDHVKFGLPMAFTVTMLSWGVTEYGEEISYVGEMEHAFEAIKWGTDYFIKAHTSPNVLWAEVGDGDTDHYCWQRPEDMTTSRQAFKIDENNPGSDLAGETAAAMAAASIVFRKNNPHYSHLLLHHAQELFEFGEKYRGKYDNSVGEVKSYYASVSGYEDELLWAALWLYKATDNEEYLKYVINNANSFGGIGWAITEFSWDVKFAGLQIIASKLLQEEKHKEHSHMLEQYRSKAEHYICSCLNKNNGSSNVERTPGGLLYVRQWNNMQYVSTSAFLLSVYSDFLQKSNQKISCSEGIVDHEDLFNFAKSQVDYILGFNPRNMSYLVGFGPNYPKRVHHRGASIVSYRENKGFIGCTQGYDYWYNRDEPNPNILIGALVGGPDNQDNFEDDRANYVQTEACTYNTAPLVGIFAKLNFLNNPPLIASF; translated from the exons ATTATGCAGATGCTCTTTCCAAAAGTCTTCTTTATTTTGAAGCTCAAAGGTCTGGTCGTTTACCTTATAATCAACGTGTCACTTGGCGCGACCATTCTGGCTTAACTGATGGCTTAGAACAAGGA GTAGATTTGGTTGGAGGATACTATGATGCTGGAGACCATGTTAAATTTGGGCTGCCAATGGCATTTACAGTAACAATGTTGTCATGGGGTGTAACTGAATATGGTGAAGAGATTTCTTATGTAGGTGAAATGGAACATGCTTTTGAAGCTATCAAATGGGGTACTGATTACTTCATCAAAGCACACACTAGCCCAAATGTGTTATGGGCAGAg GTGGGAGATGGAGATACTGATCATTACTGTTGGCAACGGCCGGAGGACATGACAACTTCTAGGCAAGCATTCAAAATTGACGAGAATAACCCTGGTTCCGACCTAGCCGGAGAGACGGCAGCGGCAATGGCAGCGGCGTCGATTGTGTTTAGAAAAAATAATCCACATTATTCTCACTTACTATTGCACCACGCCCAAGAG TTATTTGAGTTTGGTGAAAAATACAGAGGGAAATATGATAACAGTGTGGGAGAAGTGAAGAGCTATTATGCATCAGTGAGTGGTTACGAAGATGAGTTGTTGTGGGCAGCATTGTGGCTATACAAAGCCACCGACAATGAAGAGTATTTGAAGTATGTAATTAACAATGCAAATTCCTTTGGGGGTATTGGTTGGGCTATTACCGAGTTCAGTTGGGATGTAAAGTTTGCTGGTCTCCAAATTATTGCTTCCAAG TTACTGCAAGAGGAAAAGCACAAGGAACATAGTCACATGCTGGAACAATATCGATCAAAAGCCGAACACTACATATGTTCATGTCTTAACAAAAACAACGGCAGTAGCAACGTTGAGCGTACTCCGGGCGGCTTATTATACGTCCGGCAATGGAACAACATGCAGTACGTATCGACGTCGGCTTTCTTACTCTCAGTTTACTCAGATTTCCTTCAAAAATCCAACCAGAAAATCAGCTGCAGTGAAGGAATAGTTGATCATGAAGATCTCTTCAATTTTGCCAAATCTCAAGTAGACTACATATTGGGCTTTAACCCAAGAAATATGAGTTATCTTGTGGGCTTTGGCCCAAATTACCCAAAAAGAGTCCACCACAGAGGGGCCTCAATTGTGTCCTATAGAGAAAACAAAGGCTTTATTGGTTGTACTCAAGGGTATGACTATTGGTATAACAGAGATGAGCCCAACCCAAATATTTTAATTGGGGCTTTGGTTGGTGGGCCAGATAATCAagataattttgaagatgatagagCAAATTATGTGCAGACGGAGGCGTGTACATATAATACAGCACCTCTAGTTGGAATTTTCGCAAAGTTGAATTTCCTGAATAATCCACCATTAATTGCATCTTTCTAA